In Syntrophales bacterium, the genomic window CCGAGGGGAAGTGTCCCTGATTTTTTGAAATCTTTTTCAATAGACGCCGCAATCGCTTTAACCTGTCTATCAGAACTTCCACTGCAGATTATCATATAATCGGTGAAGGATGATATTCCCTTTACATCAAGGATTATAATATCCTTAGCTTTCTTTTCAAGCGCCGCATTGACGCACTGCAAAACCATTTTTATCATGTCTTCCTGTTTTCTAACAGACATCACCTCCTTAT contains:
- the rsfS gene encoding ribosome silencing factor, whose amino-acid sequence is MSVRKQEDMIKMVLQCVNAALEKKAKDIIILDVKGISSFTDYMIICSGSSDRQVKAIAASIEKDFKKSGTLPLGIEGEKFGQWVLMDYGDVIVHVFYEPTREFYDIERLWSDVPKMEVGNGDQKVTSLDEGML